In Kitasatospora sp. NBC_00240, the following are encoded in one genomic region:
- a CDS encoding type II secretion system F family protein, translating into MTVSQVDMYSAAALCGAAVAARQALRRRVATGRYARLLPVGAVGGAAAAGAWPPPRAGMWLRARRALRRRLGAAPPARPPWLVPELLLLPVGSVAWQALQSPLPPVAAAAAVLPLHRWRRRRHLEAEARQRAAAVIELCVALSAELRSGATPEQALYTVTARIAADQVSLRRLGREPVARLAAGRYGGDVPAAFELLAELPGGRGAAAVAACWQVTAGSGSGFADGLEQVAESLRAEQALAEEIEGELAAPRTTIAVLAVLPVLGLLLGATLGARPLDILLHTPAGLACLAGGAALEVAGLAWTARIVRTARGGAAGPGPVRGKEGSGPLRGGDGDRGDGEARCGVSRLRPAAGTAGAGQGQVVLR; encoded by the coding sequence ATGACTGTGAGCCAGGTGGACATGTACTCGGCGGCGGCGCTCTGCGGAGCGGCGGTGGCCGCCCGGCAGGCACTTCGGCGGAGGGTCGCCACCGGCCGGTACGCCCGGCTGCTGCCCGTGGGCGCGGTTGGCGGCGCGGCCGCGGCCGGTGCATGGCCGCCGCCGCGGGCGGGCATGTGGCTTCGGGCCCGGAGGGCACTCCGCCGACGGCTCGGTGCGGCGCCGCCCGCCCGGCCGCCATGGCTGGTCCCCGAACTGCTGCTCCTGCCTGTCGGATCGGTCGCTTGGCAGGCGCTCCAATCGCCGCTGCCACCGGTTGCCGCCGCGGCGGCCGTACTGCCGCTCCACAGGTGGCGCCGACGCCGTCACCTGGAGGCCGAGGCCCGGCAGCGGGCCGCGGCGGTGATCGAACTCTGCGTCGCGCTGTCGGCCGAGCTGCGCAGCGGAGCCACACCTGAGCAGGCTCTGTACACGGTCACCGCACGGATCGCCGCGGACCAGGTGTCGCTGCGCCGGCTCGGGCGGGAGCCGGTGGCGAGATTGGCGGCGGGCCGGTACGGCGGGGACGTCCCCGCCGCGTTCGAGCTGCTGGCGGAGCTGCCGGGTGGTCGTGGGGCGGCCGCGGTCGCGGCCTGCTGGCAGGTCACCGCAGGCAGCGGATCAGGGTTCGCTGATGGGCTGGAGCAGGTGGCCGAGTCACTGAGGGCCGAGCAGGCCCTGGCCGAGGAGATCGAGGGCGAGCTGGCCGCGCCGCGGACCACGATCGCCGTTCTCGCTGTGCTGCCGGTGCTCGGGCTGCTGCTCGGCGCCACGCTCGGTGCCCGTCCTCTCGACATCCTGCTGCACACCCCGGCCGGGCTGGCCTGCTTGGCGGGCGGAGCAGCCCTGGAGGTGGCCGGACTGGCCTGGACGGCGCGGATCGTGCGGACGGCGAGAGGAGGTGCCGCCGGCCCCGGGCCGGTGCGGGGAAAGGAAGGCTCCGGGCCGTTGCGGGGAGGGGATGGCGACCGCGGGGACGGCGAGGCGCGCTGCGGGGTTTCACGGCTGCGCCCGGCAGCGGGGACCGCTGGCGCAGGGCAGGGGCAGGTGGTGCTCCGGTGA
- a CDS encoding type II secretion system F family protein: MGAAPAEVPDRRAAACRTAAAAATGAAVAWLLGGAGGLAVGLLVGVVLHRRLPRPRSPARRYAAAEQQALSRQLPLTAELLAACLGSCASPSQAVAAVAHSVGAPMGRRLATVSAELALGARPELGWGRLGEECPVLAPLGRCLVRASVGGAPPAGPLLSLARAERAVAARAAHARVRRAGVLATAPLGVCFLPAFVLISVVPVVIGLTSMFAGRM; this comes from the coding sequence ATGGGCGCAGCGCCCGCAGAGGTGCCGGATCGGCGGGCGGCGGCCTGCCGCACCGCCGCCGCGGCGGCGACGGGAGCGGCCGTGGCCTGGCTGCTCGGGGGCGCCGGAGGGCTTGCGGTGGGCCTGCTGGTCGGGGTCGTCCTGCACCGCCGTCTCCCGCGACCGCGATCACCGGCCCGGCGTTACGCGGCCGCCGAGCAGCAGGCGCTGTCCCGGCAGCTCCCGTTGACGGCCGAGCTGCTGGCGGCCTGCCTGGGGTCCTGCGCCTCGCCGTCCCAGGCCGTTGCTGCCGTGGCGCACAGCGTCGGGGCGCCGATGGGCCGGCGCCTCGCGACGGTCTCCGCCGAACTCGCCCTCGGAGCCCGGCCGGAGCTGGGCTGGGGGCGGCTCGGCGAGGAGTGCCCGGTGCTGGCACCGCTGGGCCGGTGCCTGGTCCGGGCGAGTGTCGGCGGAGCTCCACCCGCCGGTCCGCTGCTGAGCCTTGCGCGGGCCGAACGGGCCGTCGCGGCACGGGCGGCGCACGCCCGGGTCCGCCGCGCCGGCGTGCTGGCCACGGCGCCACTGGGCGTCTGCTTCCTGCCGGCTTTCGTCCTGATCAGCGTCGTTCCGGTGGTCATCGGACTGACTTCGATGTTCGCCGGGCGTATGTGA
- a CDS encoding DUF4244 domain-containing protein: MPNGRRDSGMSTAEYAVGTLAACAFAAVLYKVVTSGAVSGALTDILNRALSAA, from the coding sequence ATGCCGAACGGCCGCCGGGACAGCGGGATGAGCACGGCCGAGTACGCGGTCGGCACCCTGGCGGCCTGCGCCTTCGCCGCCGTCCTCTACAAGGTCGTCACCAGCGGCGCGGTGAGCGGCGCCCTGACCGACATCCTCAACCGGGCCCTCAGTGCGGCGTGA
- a CDS encoding TadE family type IV pilus minor pilin, whose amino-acid sequence MALPALVLLAAMLLWGVVAATAQIRCVDAARAGARAAARGDTDAVALARSAAPPGAEVRLATEGESVRVTVQAPCPGPGRLAAVLSVRLGATAVSAREDALTGVAGGASSWPS is encoded by the coding sequence GTGGCGCTCCCGGCTCTCGTCCTGCTGGCAGCGATGCTGCTCTGGGGAGTGGTGGCGGCCACCGCGCAGATCCGCTGCGTGGACGCGGCGCGGGCGGGGGCCCGGGCCGCCGCCCGAGGCGACACGGACGCCGTCGCCCTGGCCCGCTCCGCCGCCCCGCCGGGTGCGGAGGTGCGGCTCGCGACGGAGGGGGAGTCCGTACGCGTGACCGTGCAGGCTCCCTGCCCGGGGCCGGGCCGTCTCGCGGCCGTGCTCTCGGTGCGACTGGGCGCGACGGCGGTCTCGGCCCGGGAGGACGCGCTCACGGGCGTGGCCGGAGGTGCCTCGTCATGGCCGTCCTGA
- a CDS encoding DEAD/DEAH box helicase encodes MLPRHRPPEALLASLSAVRGRADRLTHTEHLPAREARHAPWPDTVRPEIVAAALALGVEQPWAHQAEAMKLAKSGQTVVLATGTASGKSLGYLAPVLSDLLDGTEARNGRGATALYLAPTKALAADQRRRAAELAPARVRAALYDGDTPPEEREWVRQYASYVLTNPDMLHRGILPAHPRWASFLKTLKYVVVDECHTYRGVFGSHVAQVLRRLRRLCARYGSSPTFLLASATTADPAATARRLTGLPSVAVTEDCSPRGPLVFGLWEPPLTENVGEHGAPVRRTATAEAAYLLTDLVESETRTVVFVRSRRAAELVALQAQDQLGRPLSDRVAAYRGGYLAEERRALERDLHSGRLLGLASTSALELGVDVSGLDAVLMAGYPGTRASLWQQAGRAGREAQGALAVLIARDDPLDTYLVHHPEALFDTPVEATVLDPDNPHVLAPHLCAAAAELPLTDGDLELFGPSTAALLPILEKRGLLRRRGDGTWYWTRRERAADAVDLRGSGGSPVQIVEAETGRLLGTVDASAAHTSVHTGAVHLHQGRTYLVRDFDLDSSVALVERADPPYTTAARDVTSISVLSTDTTVDWGEARLSFGSVEVVNQVVGYLRKRISTGEILGESKLDLPPRTLRTRAVWWSVTEDQLLDATIPFDQLPGAAHAAEHASIGLLPLFATCDRWDIGGVSVPLHPDTGLPTVFVYDGHSGGAGFAERGFRRAAQWLTATRDAIAACECERGCPSCVQSPKCGNGNDPLDKAAAVRLLDVLLAGAPTGEDEPADGGAPVDEGTSVDEGIPGAGRGAL; translated from the coding sequence ATGCTGCCCCGTCACCGCCCGCCCGAGGCGCTGCTCGCCTCCCTCTCCGCCGTCCGGGGACGTGCGGACCGGCTCACCCATACGGAGCATCTGCCCGCCCGCGAGGCCCGGCACGCACCCTGGCCGGACACCGTCCGACCGGAGATCGTGGCCGCCGCGCTGGCCCTGGGGGTGGAGCAGCCGTGGGCCCACCAGGCGGAGGCCATGAAACTGGCCAAATCCGGCCAAACTGTGGTCCTGGCCACAGGTACGGCCTCGGGCAAGTCGCTCGGCTACCTGGCGCCGGTCCTCAGCGACCTGCTGGACGGCACTGAGGCCCGGAACGGGCGGGGAGCGACCGCCCTCTACCTCGCCCCCACCAAGGCCCTGGCGGCCGACCAGCGCCGCCGCGCCGCCGAACTGGCCCCCGCCAGGGTGCGGGCCGCCCTCTACGACGGCGACACGCCGCCCGAGGAGCGGGAGTGGGTCCGCCAGTACGCCTCTTACGTGCTGACCAACCCGGACATGCTGCACCGGGGCATCCTGCCGGCCCACCCGCGCTGGGCGTCGTTCCTGAAGACGCTGAAGTACGTCGTCGTCGACGAGTGCCACACCTACCGGGGCGTGTTCGGATCGCATGTCGCCCAGGTCCTGCGGCGGCTGCGCCGGCTCTGCGCCCGCTACGGCTCCTCGCCCACCTTCCTGCTCGCCTCCGCCACCACCGCCGACCCGGCCGCCACGGCCCGGCGGCTGACCGGGCTGCCCTCGGTCGCCGTCACCGAGGACTGCTCCCCGCGCGGGCCGCTGGTCTTCGGCCTCTGGGAGCCGCCGCTCACCGAGAACGTCGGCGAGCACGGCGCCCCCGTACGGCGGACCGCCACCGCCGAGGCCGCGTACCTGCTCACCGACCTGGTCGAGTCCGAGACCCGGACGGTGGTCTTCGTCCGCTCGCGGCGAGCCGCGGAGCTGGTCGCGCTGCAGGCCCAGGACCAGCTCGGCCGGCCGCTCTCCGACCGGGTCGCCGCCTACCGCGGCGGCTATCTCGCGGAGGAACGGCGGGCGCTGGAGCGCGACCTGCACTCCGGGCGGCTGCTCGGCCTGGCCTCGACCTCCGCCCTCGAACTCGGCGTCGACGTCTCGGGCCTCGACGCCGTCCTGATGGCCGGCTACCCCGGCACCCGGGCCTCCCTGTGGCAGCAGGCCGGCCGGGCCGGCCGGGAGGCCCAGGGCGCCCTGGCCGTGCTGATCGCCCGCGACGACCCGCTGGACACCTACCTGGTGCACCATCCGGAGGCACTGTTCGACACCCCTGTCGAGGCCACCGTGCTCGACCCCGACAACCCGCACGTGCTGGCGCCGCACCTGTGCGCGGCCGCCGCCGAACTCCCGCTCACCGACGGCGACCTGGAGCTGTTCGGGCCGTCCACCGCGGCGCTGCTGCCGATACTGGAGAAGCGCGGGCTGCTCCGCCGCCGGGGCGACGGCACCTGGTACTGGACCCGGCGCGAGCGGGCCGCCGACGCCGTGGACCTGCGCGGGAGCGGGGGCAGCCCGGTACAGATCGTCGAGGCCGAGACCGGCCGGCTGCTCGGCACTGTGGATGCCTCCGCCGCGCACACCAGCGTCCACACCGGTGCCGTCCACCTGCACCAGGGGCGGACCTACCTGGTGCGGGACTTCGACCTGGACAGCTCGGTCGCCCTCGTCGAGCGGGCCGACCCGCCCTACACGACCGCCGCCCGCGACGTCACCTCCATCTCGGTGCTCTCGACCGACACCACGGTGGACTGGGGTGAGGCCCGGCTCAGCTTCGGGTCGGTCGAGGTGGTCAACCAGGTGGTCGGCTATCTCCGGAAGCGGATCTCCACCGGCGAGATCCTCGGCGAGAGCAAGCTCGACCTGCCGCCCAGGACGCTGCGCACCCGGGCGGTCTGGTGGTCCGTCACCGAGGACCAGCTCCTCGACGCGACCATCCCGTTCGACCAGCTCCCAGGGGCCGCGCACGCCGCCGAGCACGCCTCGATCGGGCTCCTGCCGCTGTTCGCCACCTGCGACCGGTGGGACATCGGCGGGGTGTCGGTGCCGCTGCACCCCGACACCGGCCTGCCCACCGTCTTCGTCTACGACGGCCACTCCGGCGGGGCGGGGTTCGCCGAGCGCGGCTTCCGGCGGGCCGCCCAGTGGCTGACGGCGACCCGGGACGCGATCGCTGCCTGCGAATGCGAGCGGGGCTGCCCTTCCTGCGTGCAGTCCCCGAAGTGCGGCAACGGCAACGACCCGCTGGACAAGGCGGCGGCGGTCCGGCTGCTGGACGTCCTGCTGGCGGGCGCACCCACCGGCGAGGACGAACCTGCCGACGGGGGCGCACCGGTGGACGAAGGCACGTCGGTGGACGAGGGCATACCGGGTGCGGGCCGCGGGGCGCTCTGA
- the bldG gene encoding anti-sigma factor antagonist BldG, giving the protein MDLSLSTRTVGDRTVVEVGGEIDVYTAPKLREQLVELVNDGNYHLVVDMEGVDFLDSTGLGVLVGGLKRVRAHEGSLRLVCNQERILKIFRITGLTKVFPIHTSVDDAVAATD; this is encoded by the coding sequence GTGGACCTGTCCCTGTCGACCCGTACAGTCGGCGATCGCACGGTCGTCGAGGTTGGCGGCGAGATCGATGTGTACACCGCCCCGAAGCTGCGCGAGCAGTTGGTCGAGCTCGTCAACGACGGCAATTACCACTTGGTCGTCGACATGGAGGGCGTGGACTTCCTCGACTCGACCGGTCTCGGCGTCCTGGTGGGCGGTCTCAAGCGAGTGCGTGCCCACGAGGGTTCGCTGCGCCTGGTCTGCAACCAGGAGCGCATTCTGAAGATCTTCCGGATCACCGGTCTCACCAAGGTGTTCCCGATCCACACTTCGGTGGACGACGCGGTCGCCGCGACCGACTGA
- a CDS encoding ATP-binding protein, with translation MATVELRFSALPEHVRTARLVAAAVARRAGVDESVLDEVRLAVGEACSRAVGLHQRGGVTGGAVRVALTDQEKRFLIEVEDEAGPASVPEPGADEDADEDTLGLAVITGLVEDLEVSHGARGGLIRMSWPVSVDALAH, from the coding sequence ATGGCAACGGTCGAACTTCGATTCAGTGCGCTTCCCGAGCATGTGCGCACAGCCCGGCTGGTGGCCGCGGCGGTGGCCAGACGCGCGGGGGTCGACGAGTCGGTGCTCGACGAGGTACGCCTCGCGGTCGGCGAGGCGTGCTCCCGTGCGGTGGGCCTGCACCAGCGTGGCGGGGTGACGGGCGGCGCCGTCCGGGTGGCCCTCACCGATCAGGAGAAGCGTTTCCTCATCGAGGTCGAGGACGAGGCCGGCCCCGCGTCGGTCCCGGAGCCGGGCGCCGACGAGGACGCCGACGAGGACACCCTGGGCCTCGCGGTCATCACCGGCCTGGTCGAGGACCTTGAGGTCTCCCACGGCGCTCGTGGTGGCCTGATCCGGATGAGCTGGCCGGTGTCGGTCGACGCCCTGGCGCACTGA
- a CDS encoding cyclophilin-like fold protein, with product MRMRILWPAGQTTATLQPTPTARAIWEALPLSSSANTWGDEVYFGTPVTVPLEDDARQVVEPGTVAFWTDGDSLALPFGPTPISRGGECRLAGPCNVLGALDGDANVLRTVRPGDSIRVERA from the coding sequence ATGCGGATGCGAATCCTGTGGCCTGCGGGTCAGACGACGGCCACTTTGCAGCCGACGCCCACCGCCAGGGCGATCTGGGAGGCACTGCCCCTCAGCTCCTCCGCGAACACCTGGGGCGACGAGGTCTACTTCGGGACTCCGGTCACCGTGCCCCTGGAGGACGACGCCCGGCAGGTGGTCGAGCCCGGCACCGTGGCGTTCTGGACGGACGGTGACAGCCTGGCGTTGCCCTTCGGGCCGACCCCGATCTCACGCGGCGGCGAGTGCCGGCTGGCGGGCCCCTGCAACGTGCTGGGCGCCTTGGACGGCGACGCGAACGTGCTGCGTACGGTGCGTCCAGGCGACTCGATCCGGGTCGAGCGGGCCTAG
- a CDS encoding small secreted protein, which produces MNKRLLAVPALGALLAFGAVGCGGDDSAQLNAWATTVCDSAKDPIAQAQAALADTAQVKEGEVPADLQKRLSDDVARLARTNQQIAEAIDKAGAPKVDNGGGLQKDAVDELNKAAQGYLEVQKKLDGLPNADQAKFADGLRSVGDQVQQLATLSTQAQNKLQSGDLGAAMARQPGCKPGAPAAAPSAAAPSGAPAGASAPATPGASGAPAASGDPAASPSAPAADATGSAAPSASAAATSPAASPS; this is translated from the coding sequence GTGAACAAGCGACTGCTGGCCGTACCCGCGCTGGGCGCGTTGCTCGCGTTCGGCGCTGTCGGGTGCGGCGGTGACGACAGCGCGCAGCTGAACGCGTGGGCGACGACTGTCTGCGACTCGGCGAAGGACCCGATCGCGCAGGCGCAGGCGGCGCTTGCGGATACCGCGCAGGTCAAGGAGGGCGAAGTCCCGGCCGATCTGCAGAAGCGGCTCTCGGACGACGTCGCGCGGCTGGCCAGGACCAACCAGCAGATCGCCGAGGCCATCGACAAGGCCGGCGCCCCGAAGGTCGACAACGGCGGGGGCCTGCAGAAGGACGCGGTCGACGAGCTGAACAAGGCGGCCCAGGGCTACCTGGAGGTCCAGAAGAAGCTGGACGGGCTGCCCAACGCGGACCAGGCGAAGTTCGCGGACGGGCTGCGCAGTGTCGGCGACCAGGTCCAGCAGCTGGCGACGCTGTCCACCCAGGCGCAGAACAAGTTGCAGAGCGGTGACCTGGGCGCGGCGATGGCCAGGCAGCCCGGCTGCAAGCCCGGTGCGCCGGCCGCCGCTCCTTCGGCTGCCGCTCCGTCCGGCGCCCCCGCGGGCGCGAGCGCCCCCGCGACCCCGGGTGCGTCCGGGGCGCCCGCCGCGTCCGGCGATCCCGCCGCCTCCCCCTCCGCGCCGGCGGCCGACGCCACCGGCTCCGCCGCACCCTCCGCCTCGGCGGCGGCCACCTCCCCGGCGGCCTCGCCGAGCTGA
- a CDS encoding methyltransferase, whose product MTSSPVLDPTRLAKLREALLAASYTADGCLDLLGPTGYAALARSEAVPALRATRGGSPLETLVRLFLLQQPVPYAAAAAALPVEDCLADGWLRPDGDQVRATVDVRPYANEVAGLPSSDSWVVSDLGCAVGGAGGIGSGETAHGVARKELVLGVGGASTTLANIAVRRPVRSALDLGAGSGVQALHAARHAQRVTATDVNARALRFTELTLALSGFDNTDTAEGSLFQPVGERKFDLIVSNPPFVISPGSRFTYRDGGMAGDELCRSVVRGAAAHLEPGGYCQLLANWQHVKGEDWHDRLAGWVAGTGLDAWVVQREVQDVAQYAELWLRDGGDHRGPGGDYQARYGEWLDAFEEAKVEGIGFGWITLRASGADRPTVRVEEWPHSIEQPLGPHIESWFARQDFLASHDDAGLLATRYLLSDEVVQEQVGSPGAEDPEHVILRHNRGMRRATKVDTVGAGFVGACDGTLSAGEIVDAIAHLLDEDRVVLRDQVPQSLRLLTEQGFIEPAGLWPED is encoded by the coding sequence GTGACCAGTAGCCCCGTTCTCGACCCCACCCGCCTCGCCAAGCTCCGCGAGGCGCTGCTCGCCGCCTCGTACACCGCTGACGGCTGCCTCGATCTGCTCGGGCCCACCGGCTACGCGGCTCTGGCCCGTAGCGAGGCGGTGCCGGCGCTGCGCGCCACCCGCGGGGGCAGTCCGCTGGAGACGCTGGTGCGGCTCTTCCTGCTGCAGCAGCCCGTTCCGTACGCGGCGGCCGCGGCCGCGCTGCCGGTGGAGGACTGCCTCGCGGACGGCTGGCTGAGGCCTGACGGCGACCAGGTGCGTGCCACGGTGGATGTCCGGCCGTACGCCAACGAGGTTGCCGGCCTGCCGAGTTCGGACTCCTGGGTGGTGTCCGACCTGGGCTGCGCGGTCGGTGGCGCGGGCGGTATCGGCTCGGGCGAGACCGCGCACGGGGTGGCGCGCAAGGAGTTGGTGCTGGGCGTCGGCGGCGCGTCCACCACGCTGGCGAACATCGCCGTGCGGCGGCCGGTGCGGTCGGCGCTCGACCTGGGTGCGGGCTCCGGCGTGCAGGCCCTGCACGCGGCGCGCCACGCCCAGCGGGTGACGGCGACGGACGTCAACGCGCGTGCGCTGCGTTTCACCGAGCTGACCCTGGCGCTGTCCGGTTTCGACAACACGGACACGGCCGAGGGCAGCCTCTTCCAGCCGGTCGGGGAGCGGAAGTTCGACCTGATCGTCTCCAATCCGCCGTTCGTCATCTCGCCGGGGAGCCGCTTCACCTACCGCGACGGCGGGATGGCGGGCGACGAGCTCTGCCGGAGCGTGGTGCGGGGCGCCGCCGCGCACCTGGAGCCCGGCGGCTACTGCCAGTTGCTGGCGAACTGGCAGCACGTCAAGGGCGAGGACTGGCACGACCGGCTGGCGGGCTGGGTGGCCGGCACCGGACTGGACGCGTGGGTCGTCCAGCGGGAGGTGCAGGACGTGGCCCAGTACGCGGAGTTGTGGCTGCGCGACGGCGGCGACCACCGCGGCCCGGGCGGCGACTACCAGGCCCGCTACGGCGAGTGGCTGGACGCCTTCGAGGAGGCGAAGGTCGAGGGTATCGGCTTCGGCTGGATCACCCTGCGGGCGAGCGGTGCGGACCGCCCGACCGTGCGGGTGGAGGAGTGGCCGCACTCGATCGAGCAGCCGCTCGGCCCGCACATCGAGAGCTGGTTCGCCCGGCAGGACTTCCTGGCCTCGCACGACGACGCGGGGTTGCTGGCCACCCGCTACCTGCTCTCGGACGAGGTCGTCCAGGAGCAGGTCGGGTCGCCCGGCGCCGAGGACCCCGAGCATGTGATCCTGCGCCACAACCGCGGCATGCGCCGAGCCACCAAGGTCGACACGGTGGGGGCCGGCTTCGTCGGGGCCTGCGACGGCACGCTGTCCGCGGGCGAGATCGTGGACGCCATCGCGCACCTGCTGGACGAGGACCGGGTGGTCCTGCGGGACCAGGTTCCGCAGTCGCTCCGCTTGCTGACCGAGCAGGGCTTCATCGAGCCGGCGGGCCTGTGGCCTGAGGACTGA
- a CDS encoding DUF3592 domain-containing protein, whose translation METPTGSAAGVVLVLFGGALLFWCAVEMRLRHRVRRHGVPVSARVVADEDLYGALDSAPLLSFATLPSVGAPGVSGASGGAVGSTGRGEVVLARPRGHTPLWRPSGLAIGSDVRVAYDPRRPGLVVLAAGEAGSTLASDVFWTLLGAGSLAGGLALLAFLAGR comes from the coding sequence ATGGAGACACCCACGGGTTCTGCGGCGGGGGTCGTGCTCGTCCTCTTCGGAGGCGCACTCCTGTTCTGGTGCGCTGTCGAAATGCGTCTTCGCCACCGGGTGCGCCGCCACGGGGTGCCGGTCTCGGCGCGGGTCGTCGCCGACGAGGATCTGTACGGCGCGCTGGACAGCGCTCCGCTGCTGTCCTTCGCGACCCTGCCGTCGGTCGGGGCCCCGGGGGTTTCCGGCGCCTCGGGCGGGGCGGTGGGCTCGACGGGCCGGGGTGAGGTGGTGCTCGCCAGACCGCGCGGCCACACTCCGCTGTGGCGCCCGTCCGGGCTGGCGATCGGGTCGGACGTCCGGGTGGCGTACGACCCCAGGCGCCCGGGCCTGGTGGTGCTGGCGGCCGGTGAGGCCGGGTCGACGCTGGCCAGTGACGTGTTCTGGACGCTGCTCGGCGCGGGGAGTCTGGCGGGCGGCCTTGCCCTGCTGGCCTTCCTGGCGGGCCGCTGA